From Fulvivirga lutea:
TAGAAAAACCAATTCATCGGCACCTGTTTCAGCGTATCTTTTAGCGAGTTCTACAGGGTCACCTGCATCTCTAATATTTACGAAATTTACACCTTTAACCGTTCTGCCATCCTTAATGTCCAGACATGGAATTATTCTCTTCTTAAGCATAATCACTCAAATCTTTTAATGAGATTTTATTTTCATAAATGGCCTTGCCAATAATTACTCCATACAAGCCTTTCTTTTTAAGCTGCTGTACATCTTCAATACAACTCACACCGCCACTGGCGATTAACCGTATTGATGGGTGGTTATGTAATAATTCATTGTATAAATCAATATTTGGCCCTTGTAGCATACCATCCGTACTGATATCAGTGCAGATTACCGTTCTAAGGTTTTTAGGTAAGAAATTGAGCAGAAGATTGTCAATAGTAACTGAGCTTGTTTCTGTCCATCCACTAGTGGCTACCATTTTGTTTTTCACATCTGCACCCAGAATGAGTTTTTCACTTCCATAGTTTTCAATCCATTCAAAAACCTTCTCTGGCTGTTTAACGGCAATACTTCCGCAAGTAACCTGGCTAGCTCCTGAGTTAAATGCTAGTTCAATATCATTGTCAGACTTAACGCCACCACCAAAGTCTATGGTTAGGGAAGTGGCCTGCGCTATAGATTCTAAGACTTTGTAATTAACAATTTTGCCCGATTTTGCGCCATCTAAATCAACCAGATGCAAGAATTTGATACCATTGTCTTCAAATATTTTCGCTACTTCTACCGGGTTTGAATTATAAATGGTTTTAGCATTATAATCTCCTTGTTTCAGGCGTACGCATTTGCCGTCTATAATATCGATAGCAGGTATAATTCTCATAATTCAATAAAGTTTTTAATCATTTGTAGCCCTTGTTTGCTCGATTTCTCAGGGTGAAATTGTACAGCATAGTAATTATCCTTCTGTAAAGAGGCTGAGAACTCTTGTCCATAAGTTGTTGAAGCAATTGTCTCATTGGTTATGGGCACATAATAGCTGTGGACAAAATACATATGCTTATCAATGAGCTGTTTATTTAGTGCATGATCCTTCGCTTTCAACTCATTCCAACCCATATGTGGCACATTTAAGGTTTCGGACTGAAGCTTTTTTACCTCCGTATTGAATACTCCAATACATTTTGTGTTACCCTCTTCTGAGTATTTGCATAACAGTTGCATGCCCAGGCAAATACCTAACACAGGCTGCTTGAGGTTGTAGATTATGGTATCAAGACCTTTGGCTCTTAAGTGCTGCATAGTACTGCCTGCTTCACCAACTCCCGGAAATATAACCTTGTCGGCAGATTGCAATTCTTCGGCATTGTCTGTTAAGGTAGGGTTGATGCCCAGCCTGTTTAATGCGAAAATCACGGATTGCGTATTTCCTGCGTTGTATTTGATTATAGCTATTTTCATTTATAATATTCCTTTTGTTGAAGGAAGTTCATTATTTCCAACTTCACGTTTTACCGCCATTCGAATGGCTCTGGCAAATGCTTTAAAAATAGCTTCAATCTTGTGATGCTCATTAGTGCCCTCTGCTTTAATATTTAGGTTGCACTTGGCAG
This genomic window contains:
- the hisH gene encoding imidazole glycerol phosphate synthase subunit HisH produces the protein MKIAIIKYNAGNTQSVIFALNRLGINPTLTDNAEELQSADKVIFPGVGEAGSTMQHLRAKGLDTIIYNLKQPVLGICLGMQLLCKYSEEGNTKCIGVFNTEVKKLQSETLNVPHMGWNELKAKDHALNKQLIDKHMYFVHSYYVPITNETIASTTYGQEFSASLQKDNYYAVQFHPEKSSKQGLQMIKNFIEL
- the hisA gene encoding 1-(5-phosphoribosyl)-5-[(5-phosphoribosylamino)methylideneamino]imidazole-4-carboxamide isomerase, with the protein product MRIIPAIDIIDGKCVRLKQGDYNAKTIYNSNPVEVAKIFEDNGIKFLHLVDLDGAKSGKIVNYKVLESIAQATSLTIDFGGGVKSDNDIELAFNSGASQVTCGSIAVKQPEKVFEWIENYGSEKLILGADVKNKMVATSGWTETSSVTIDNLLLNFLPKNLRTVICTDISTDGMLQGPNIDLYNELLHNHPSIRLIASGGVSCIEDVQQLKKKGLYGVIIGKAIYENKISLKDLSDYA